A stretch of the Nicotiana tabacum cultivar K326 chromosome 6, ASM71507v2, whole genome shotgun sequence genome encodes the following:
- the LOC107814103 gene encoding uncharacterized protein LOC107814103, with product MKSNKQLEPYQDEHDIEILKAVAQAWHGHSSSRRTTAEFDAHRLNFKNKPSRFKLEAMSKATSREYYGGTESWDFSQSLWDSYEIVNLSKKLEAGLALDHSFSGLDETTRIGQKRKESKNSLRSLFNRVSSRRYNEADLTPDNDGYLVNDG from the coding sequence ATGAAGAGCAACAAGCAGCTGGAGCCTTATCAAGATGAACATGATATTGAAATCCTTAAGGCCGTGGCTCAGGCCTGGCACGGCCATTCCAGCAGCCGTAGAACCACCGCCGAATTCGACGCCCACCGTCTCAACTTCAAGAACAAGCCGTCAAGATTCAAGCTTGAAGCTATGAGCAAGGCAACATCCAGGGAATATTATGGTGGCACAGAAAGCTGGGATTTCAGCCAATCCCTTTGGGATTCTTATGAGATTGTTAACTTGTCTAAAAAGCTAGAAGCTGGGTTAGCGTTAGACCATTCATTTTCTGGATTGGACGAGACAACTCGAATTGGGCAGAAGCGAAAAGAGAGTAAGAATAGCTTAAGAAGCTTGTTCAATAGGGTGTCCTCAAGAAGATATAATGAAGCTGATTTAACACCAGATAACGATGGTTATCTGGTTAACGATGGTTAA
- the LOC142182177 gene encoding uncharacterized protein LOC142182177: MPNTRRQQVAMKFIQRLDEEAGEGTSQVPPANIDQHEPQNEADSQASGAVPPPPPEGRRGANIPPVPLQVVPDQDLDMRSVVQLLTRIVASQAQHQTFGIADRSVSARVRDFINLDPPVFTGVDPNADPQDFLDLMQRTLQIIHATDVESVEFTSYRLRDVAVTWYETWKQTRGPNVPPVTWKEFSEAFFQQYLPIELRRARRDRFLHLEQGNMSVREYSMQFNSLARYAPTIVADMSDRVHQFVSGLGAHLINECTTASLNQGMDIARIQAYAQGLEDRKRQQRSNREHDRGQQKRARFAGNIGEFRGGFRPQFPRRQSYPAASAPPQFQGQRQDRTTYSGPGQSSRTLGPQFRGEFSQMRPQFPRCDRCGRNHFGPCRQGSDTCYTCGQPGHIMRHCPMTGGGGTASAGASSSSVRPPRQSMQTSAGRGRGRFGASGSGGQQNRIYALSSRQDLESSPDVVTGILSVFSIDMYALIDPGSTLSYISPFVASKWDREPELLQQSFEVSTPMDCWTKIVRFNFPSEPIIEWKGDASTPKGKFISYLKARMMILKGYIYHLVRVHDMEVKSPTLQSVPVVNEFPDVFPDELPGLPPEKEIDFAIDMLPDTQPISIPPYKMAPAELKELKAQLKDLLNKGFIRPSTSPWGEPVLFVRKKDVAFLGHIVSDKGIKVDGQKIEAVQNWPRPTTPTKFQWSDACERSFHELKKRLTSAPVLALPEGSEGYVVYCDASRVGLGCVLIQYGKVIAYASRQLRKHEYNYPTHDIELAAVIFALKIWRHYLYGVHVDIYTDHKSLQYIFKQKDLNLRQRRWLELLKDYDVDIL; this comes from the exons ATGCCTAACACTAGGAGACAACAAGTGGCTATGAAATTTATTCAGAGGTTGGACGAGGAGGCGGGAGAGGGCACAAGTCAGGTGCCACCTGCTAATATAGATCAACATGAGCCACAGAATGAGGCTGATTCTCAGGCTTCCGGGGCAGTACCCCCACCACCCCCGGAAGGGCGTAGAGGAGCTAACATACCTCCAGTCCCTCTCCAAGTTGTTCCTGATCAGGACCTAGACATGCGGAGTGTTGTACAATTGCTGACTCGAATAGTGGCCTCCCAGGCCCAACACCAGACCTTCGGTATTGCTGATAGGTCCGTGAGTGCGAGAGTTCGAGACTTTATCAACTTGGATCCTCCAGTATTTACAGGGGTTGATCCTAATGCTGACCCACAGGATTTTCTGGATCTTATGCAACGGACCTTACAAATTATACATGCCACGGATGTTGAGTCAGTGGAGTTTACTTCTTATAGACTACGTGATGTTGCTGTGACATGGTATGAGACTTGGAAGCAAACTCGGGGGCCTAATGTGCCACCAGTGACATGGAAGGAGTTCTCTGAGGCATTTTTTCAGCAATATTTGCCAATCGAGCTTCGAAGAGCCCGACGAGATAGGTTCTTACACTTAGAACAGGGTAATATGAGCGTTCGGGAATATAGCATGCAGTTCAactctttggctaggtatgctcctacGATTGTTGCTGATATGAGTGATCGGGTACACCAGTTTGTTAGTGGTTTGGGGGCACacttgataaatgagtgcactacAGCTTCTCTAAACCAAGGAATGGATATTGCCCGTATTCAAGCATATGCACAGGGTCTAGAGGATCGCAAGAGGCAACAACGATCCAATCGAGAGCATGATAGAGGGCAGCAGAAGAGGGCGCGGTTCGCAGGTAACATAGGGGAGTTTCGAGGTGGATTTAGGCCACAGTTTCCCCGACGTCAGTCTTATCCGGCAGCCAGTGCACCGCCACAGTTTCAGGGACAGCGCCAGGATCGGACCActtattctggtccaggtcagagttcacgGACCCTAGGTCCACAGTTTAGAGGCGAGTTCAGTCAGATGAGGCCTCAGTTTCCTAGATGTGATCGATGTGGCCGAAATCATTTTGGACCATGTCGCCAGGGTTCTGATACATGTTATACATGTGGACAGCCAGGTCATATTATGAGACATTGTCCGATGACAGGTGGAGGGGGTACGGCATCTGCaggggcttcttcttcttcggtaCGTCCTCCTAGACAGAGTATGCAGACATCAGCTGGCAGGGGTAGGGGAAGATTTGGAGCTTCTGGTTCAGGAGGTCAGCAAAATCGCATATATGCTTTATCGAGTCGTCAGGATTTAGAGTCATCTCCGGACGTGGTTACAGGTATACTATCTGTCTTTTCTATCGATATGTATGCCTTGATAGATCCTGGTTCTACATTGTCGTATATCTCCCCCTTCGTTGCTAGTAAATGGGATAGAGAGCCTGAATTGTTGCAACAGTCCTTTGAGGTATCTACGCCAATGG ATTGCTGGACAAAGATTGTTCGTTTTAATTTTCCAAGTGAGCCTATTATTGAATGGAAAGGTGATGCTTCAACGCCTAAGggaaagtttatttcttaccttaaagcTCGAATGATGATTTTAAAAGGGTACATCTATCATTTGGTACGAGTGCATGATATGGAGGTGAAATCTCCAACCCTTCAATCGGTTCCCGTCGTGAATGaatttcctgatgtatttcctgatgaACTTCCTGGTCTTCCTCCAGAAAAAGAAATCGACTTTGCTATTGATATGCTTCCAGACACtcaaccaatatctattcctccatacaaaATGGCTCctgctgagttaaaagaattgaaagcccAATTGAAGGATCTTTTGAATAAGGGCTTTATCAGGCCCAGCACATCTCCCTGGGGTGAACCAGTGTTGTTTGTTCGTAAGAAGGATG tggctttccttgggcatatcgttTCCGATAAAGGTATTAAGGTAGATGGTCAGAAAATTGAAGCAGtacaaaactggcctagacctacaactcctACGAAa ttccaatggtctgatgcaTGTGAAAGGAGCTTTCATGAGTTGAAGAAACGCTTAACATCAGCACCTGTTCTAGCACTTCCGGAAGGATctgaaggttatgtggtatattgtgatgcatccagGGTTGGATTGGGATGTGTTCTAATACAGTATGgaaaagttattgcatatgcttcgaggcagttgcgGAAGCACGAATACAATTATCCGACTCACGATATTGAGTTAGCAGCCGTTATATTTGCCTTAAAAATATGGCgtcattatctttatggtgttCATGTGGATATCTATACAGATCACAAAAGTTTACAATATATATTTAAGCAGAAAGACTTGAACTTGagacaaagaagatggcttgaattgctgaaggactatgatgtgGATATTTTGTAA